Proteins encoded within one genomic window of Calonectris borealis chromosome 1, bCalBor7.hap1.2, whole genome shotgun sequence:
- the CCDC107 gene encoding coiled-coil domain-containing protein 107, which yields MVLSALQQVVVSVVLVLCVFLVVPRMFEGGGGRIGRSPRGGRAGPGHYDPRQHRRGSPQTVHQVHLNPGNSDSNTYQSIQQMRNAMEKEIKSERTRGNGRELAFTLMPLYALGVGVFAAYKFLKMKSHEETLSKKEKSTEDKAKETEHQLLELEQHLAQTEKMLNSLLTQLDPLSNCVNALACEQKDEIMTQLQSIRRLMKESGLDKSENKMKDVSHICNEKLEDLIQSFAEHSQEKETDDREDDSNEDLLEDVDNDYRIEEHELYDECEVHQFEPDVVEDQEVIKKDAIESEEMGLRRRNRYE from the exons ATGGTGCTGTCGGCGCTGCAGCAGGTGGTGGTCTCGGTGGTGCTGGTGCTCTGCGTCTTCCTCGTCGTGCCCAGGATGTTCGAGGGAGGAGGCGGGCGGATCGGCCGGTCTCCGCGGGGCGGTAGGGCCGGCCCCGGCCATTACGATCCCCGTCAGCACCGCAGAG gtaGTCCTCAGACAGTTCATCAAGTTCACCTGAACCCAGGAAATTCTGATAGTAATACTTACCAGAGTATTCAGCAGATGAGAAATGCAATGGAAAAAGAGATAAAGAGTgagagaacaagaggaaatggtagAGAGTTAGCATTCACCCTCATGCCGTTGTATGCTCTTGGAGTGGGAGTGTTTGCAGCATACAAATTTCTTAAG ATGAAGTCACATGAAGAAACTctctctaaaaaggaaaaaagtacagaagaCAAGGCAAAGGAAACGG aGCATCAGCTTTTAGAACTGGAGCAGCATCTAGCACAGACAGAGAAAATGTTAAATTCTTTATTGACTCAGCTGGATCCACTGTCAAACTG TGTTAATGCTTTAGCTTGTGAGCAGAAAGATGAAATAATGACACAGCTCCAGTCAATTAGACGACTGATGAAAGAAAGTGGATTGGATAAAtcagaaaacaagatgaaag ATGTCAGCCACATTTGTAATGAGAAGCTTGAAGATCTCATTCAGTCATTTGCTGAACATTctcaagagaaagaaacagatgacAGAGAAGATGACAGTAATGAAGATTTGCTTGAGGATGTTGATAATGATTACAGAATAGAAGAGCATGAATTATATGATGAATGTGAAGTACATCAATTTGAGCCAGATGTGGTGGAAGACCAAGAAGTGATAAAGAAAGATGCCATTGAATCAGAAGAGATGGGATTGAGGAGACGTAATAGATATGAATGA
- the LOC142082200 gene encoding GLIPR1-like protein 1 has protein sequence MRPWALVLVLWPVLRAAAGQLPALPSITNKTFIEGCVRVHNDLRAKVQPAASNMRYMTWDAALARTARAWANKCIFEHNVYLNKKHQCHPNFTSVGENIWVGSRQAFNVADAIKLWYDEVRFYTFAVQKCTKVCGHYTQVVWDYSYKIGCAVTLCKEVAGIRNAANFVCNYSPGGNFPRQPYMEGKSCSNCAKGDTCENKLCRNPERDKIIYYPRWHPPWEFRIVCDEACITLVVLRPLLMFLAFVAVYFIKKHFTNMHMCT, from the exons ATGAGGCCGTGGGCGCTGGTGCTGGTCTTGTGGCCGGTGCTGAGGGCTGCAGCCGGGCAGTTGCCTGCCTTACCGAGCATCACGAATAAGACCTTCATTGAGGGCTGCGTGCGTGTGCACAACGACCTCCGCGCCAAAGTCCAGCCAGCCGCCAGCAACATGCGGTACATG ACTTGGGATGCAGCTTTGGCAAGGACTGCAAGGGCATGggcaaataaatgcatttttgaaCATAACGTATACTTGAATAAGAAACATCAGTGCCATCCTAATTTCACATCTGTTGGAGAGAATATTTGGGTTGGGAGTCGTCAAGCATTCAATGTTGCTGATGCCATTAAATTGTGGTATGATGAGGTCAGATTCTATACTTTCGCAGTGCAGAAATGTACTAAGGTTTGCGGTCATTACACTCAG GTTGTTTGGGACTATTCATATAAAATTGGCTGTGCTGTTACTCTTTGTAAGGAAGTTGCAGGAATACGAAATGCAGCAAATTTTGTTTGCAACTATTCACCAGG TGGTAATTTTCCAAGACAACCGTATATGGAAGGAAAATCATGCAGTAATTGTGCAAAAGGGGACACCTGTGAAAATAAGCTGTGTA gaAATCCAGAACGTGATAAAATTATCT ATTATCCAAGATGGCACCCCCCTTGGGAGTTCAGAATCGTATGCGATGAGGCTTGTATCACTCTTGTAGTTTTGAGACCATTGCTGATGTTTCTTGCTTTTGTAGCTGTTTATTTTATCAAAAAACACTTTACAAACATGCATATGTGCACCTAA